A window of the Brassica napus cultivar Da-Ae chromosome C5, Da-Ae, whole genome shotgun sequence genome harbors these coding sequences:
- the LOC106383857 gene encoding uncharacterized protein LOC106383857 translates to MQSMVERLPGVALRIQRSNPNSYADTPFVEEITSAEMPRKFSFPSIKVYDGTGDPDNHIVQYKQRMLAVALPKESREATMCKGFGSTLIGSALKWYINLPTMSISSFAGLSDKFVEQFTSSRSLEKTSDRLYEILQPRVEPLRDYIARFNQEKVAVPECSIPSAISAINRGLLPYGGLYKELTMYPCKTMEDVLSRAWVQVKWEEDVANHAKAQPKQDQRSARSDRGDREEISSQKGSKDSGSRNRGRFQYRPQEKEEGMSVSTWPDISHLSISTPELVNALRQMGQQVKWPPKMKAPD, encoded by the coding sequence ATGCAGTCCATGGTAGAACGCCTACCGGGAGTAGCTCTCCGAATCCAGAGGAGCAACCCAAATTCCTACGCCGATACCCCCTTCGTGGAGGAAATCACCTCAGCTGAGATGCCTAGAAAGTTCTCCTTCCCCAGCATCAAGGTGTATGACGGTACTGGCGACCCCGACAATCACATCGTGCAGTACAAGCAAAGGATGTTGGCGGTTGCACTCCCTAAGGAGTCCCGCGAAGCTACAATGTGCAAAGGGTTTGGTTCCACTCTGATCGGGTCTGCCTTGAAATGGTACATCAATCTCCCTACCATGTCTATATCTTCCTTCGCAGGCCTGAGCGACAAATTTGTGGAGCAATTCACAAGTAGTAGAAGCCTGGAGAAGACTTCAGATCGTCTCTACGAGATTCTCCAGCCTCGAGTGGAACCCCTGCGAGActacatagcccgcttcaaCCAGGAGAAAGTGGCGGTCCCCGAATGCAGCATCCCTAGCGCGATCTCTGCCATCAATAGAGGTTTACTTCCATATGGGGGGCTATACAAAGAGTTGACCATGTACCCTTGCAAGACCATGGAAGATGTGTTGTCGCGAGCCTGGGTGCAGGTGAAGTGGGAGGAAGATGTTGCTAACCATGCCAAGGCTCAACCAAAGCAGGACCAAAGGTCAGCCCGATCAGATCGAGGAGACCGAGAGGAAATATCCTCCCAAAAAGGATCCAAGGACTCTGGTAGTAGAAACAGAGGCAGGTTCCAGTACCGGCcgcaagagaaggaagaaggaaTGTCGGTATCTACATGGCCCGATATCTCCCATCTCTCAATATCAACACCAGAGCTAGTCAACGCACTGAGAcagatgggccaacaggtcAAGTGGCCACCAAAGATGAAAGCACCTGACTAG